ATGCGCCAAAGCGATTGGTGCAGTTACTTGGGATCCGCAGCTTGCTTTTTCCGAATGGGCAAAAGATTATGTTTATGCCATGGACTACTTGAGATCGTGGATTGCATGATGCTTGTGAAATTCCGGATTGACCTTCACATCATGTGATGGTTTACAATGCGGTTAACCGAATGAAAAAGGAGCTGCTGCGTGTGCATATTAGTGAGTTGTCACGTAAAACGGGCGTAAGTTTGCGTTCCTTGCGTTATTACGAGGAGAAGGAACTATTGTCTCCGGACCGTCAGAATAATGGCTACCGTGAATATAGGGAGACGGATATCGAGCGGGTTCGGCTGATCCAGATGTATTTTAGCCTGGGATTGACGGTGAAGGAGATTATGAGTTTTTTCCAATGTGCATTTGATGAGCAGCCCAGAATCGAATGTCTTCCGAATGCGATTGAGGTAGGTAAGCGGAAGCTGGATGATATCCAGCTGCAGATCGAGCTGCTGAAGCAGGCGGAAATTCATTTGCAGAAGAACATTAAGGCATGGGAAGCTATTTTGGACAAGGGGGATCGGCGTAATGAACAAGGTTGACGGGCTGGTTGTGAAGCGAGTTGCTGTCGTGACGGGGGGCAACCGCGGAATTGGAAAAGAGATTGCAAGGCAGCTTGCTGCCAAAGGACTTCAGGTGATCATTACGTCCCGGGACGAAGGGAAGGGGAGGTTAGCTGTCCAGGAATTGCTTGCGGCCCGGCTCGATGTAAAGCTGCAGGTGGCGGATGTCCACGAAATCAACGATGTGGCACGGATGATGGAGCGAATACAATCAGACTACGGCCGTCTTGACGTGCTGGTGAACAATGCCGGGGTTATTTTGGACCGAGGGGTTTCTGTGCTGGATGTAGAGGAGTCGGTCGTGCGGCAAACGCTGGAGACGAATTTTTTTGGTGCTTTTCGTATGACGCAGGCGGCGATCCCTCTGATGAAGAAGCATCATTATGGGCGTATTGTAAACATCTCTTCCGGTCTTGGTGCTTTCGAAATCATGCAGGATGGTTACGGTTTAAAAGGGTCGTCCTCGGCTTACCGTATCTCCAAAACGATGCTGAATGCGTTAACCTGCCTCGTCTCGCAGGAGGTAGCCGGTGCCGGCATAAAGGTAAACGCGGTTTGCCCGGGCCGGGTTCAGACCGATATGGGCGGTGCGGATGCTCCGTTAACCGTTGCCGAAGGGGCTGATACGGCTGTTTGGCTGGCGACGATGGAGGATGATGGGCCTAGCGGGGAGTATTTCCGTGAGCGGCAGCGAATCGCTTGGTGATGTGGCGGGAATTTTCGCTATGCAAGGGATGACATCTATTGTTTGGTTTACCGATGGATGACGCTGCTAATGATTAGCAATATAAAAATACTCTGAAAAAGACCCATTTCGAAGATGCTGATGTATAATAATCGGTATCAGGAGGTGCAGAGTATGAGTGATATCAACATTTTTGGCCATCAGGCTTTGTTTGAACATGTCTACAAAAGTGCTCCAATTGGCATTGCCCTGGTTACGATAGATGGAAATTGGATCAGCGTAAATCCTGCGGCTTGCAAAATGTTTGGCTTGACGGAAGAAGAATTGATGGCACAGCCGGCAACCGATTATATTTATTCTGATTGCATTAACAATAAAGATAAGCTG
This Paenibacillus sp. JZ16 DNA region includes the following protein-coding sequences:
- a CDS encoding MerR family transcriptional regulator; its protein translation is MKKELLRVHISELSRKTGVSLRSLRYYEEKELLSPDRQNNGYREYRETDIERVRLIQMYFSLGLTVKEIMSFFQCAFDEQPRIECLPNAIEVGKRKLDDIQLQIELLKQAEIHLQKNIKAWEAILDKGDRRNEQG
- a CDS encoding SDR family oxidoreductase codes for the protein MNKVDGLVVKRVAVVTGGNRGIGKEIARQLAAKGLQVIITSRDEGKGRLAVQELLAARLDVKLQVADVHEINDVARMMERIQSDYGRLDVLVNNAGVILDRGVSVLDVEESVVRQTLETNFFGAFRMTQAAIPLMKKHHYGRIVNISSGLGAFEIMQDGYGLKGSSSAYRISKTMLNALTCLVSQEVAGAGIKVNAVCPGRVQTDMGGADAPLTVAEGADTAVWLATMEDDGPSGEYFRERQRIAW